A stretch of the Oncorhynchus mykiss isolate Arlee chromosome 23, USDA_OmykA_1.1, whole genome shotgun sequence genome encodes the following:
- the LOC110502378 gene encoding nuclear factor NF-kappa-B p100 subunit isoform X2 — protein MSGALRMDEAQYSMKMIENELMMNLSYEFMPPVDVKIEPYVPETGGFLLSTLRTHAHGPYIQIIEEPKQRGFRFRYECEGPSHGGLPGASSERNRRTYPTVKVSNYVGIARVEVQLVTHSDPPQVHAHSLVGRQCCTESGICSMDVGPNDLTAQFSNLGILHVTKRGVGEVLCKRLRDEKRRQGGQHYHFTDAEEQAIGREAKELGKIMDLNIVRLKFTAYLQDSNGGFSRALKPVVSNPIYDSKSPNASNLKISRMDKTSGSVLGGDEIFLLCDKVQKDDIEIRFYEEDDGSWEAFGDFSPTDVHKQYAIVFKTPPYHSAEIERQVTVFLQLKRKKGGDCSDPKQFTYVPRVQDKEEVQRKKQKPFPYNDQWGGPLGGAGGAGRGAGGFGGGAGGGGGEEPRCFQFNQQMNGTGWMGGGFSGFGGGGAQMSGTTAQAEGTQQQQAGGMAGQTPGQTSSPLQQQLFQIAATLQSRATRMSKQTAGALLQYCTTGDVRVLLAMQRHLCGVQDKNGDTPLHLAIIHQQSAVTQQLVHTLLTIQQHKVLNKLNHLGQTPLHLAVITRQVKVVDVLLRAGADPTLLDRDGRTALHLAALAGDDVTLRVLLGHLGERYLHLVNMADYHGLHPLHLAVCKGGERCLRLLVEGGAKINAPEQKSGCSALHLAVRENYFKVACTLITELKADVNMCTFGGNTPLHLAASRSSPPLCSMLIAAGADKNLENDEPLFFSSSSSDEEQEDGPVRDFRESAIQQLPNTTPLSEGEQVNPRKRSATGHTPFDLAKCHKVRNLLDTRQSPKPSQQSSKKPKPSSMEERGQLDSETLSKLCELLSLNDVPWRQLAEKLNMLSLAHLYQESPLPCHNLLENYQLGGGPVEGLVEALQSLGLTEGVRLLRQAELREDKQNTDQTVDSGFASQPMEEELEEPALANQ, from the exons ATGTCTGGAGCACTGAG AATGGATGAAGCTCAGTACAGCATGAAAATGATTGAAAATGAG CTGATGATGAATTTGTCCTATGAGTTCATGCCCCCTGTGGATGTCAAGATCGAGCCCTATGTACCGGAGACCGGTGGGTTTCTACTTTCTACCCTACGTACACATG CTCATGGACCCTACATTCAGATCATTGAGGAGCCCAAACAG AGAGGCTTCAGATTCCGCTATGAGTGTGAGGGTCCGTCCCACGGTGGGCTCCCAGGGGCCTCAAGCGAGAGGAACAGGAGGACCTATCCAACTGTCAAG GTGTCTAACTATGTGGGGATTGCCAGGGTGGAGGTGCAGCTAGTGacccactcagaccccccccagGTCCACGCTCACAGTCTGGTGGGGAGGCAGTGCTGCACGGAGAGTGGCATATGCAGTATGGATGTGGGCCCAAACGACCTCACAGCACA gttcaGTAACCTGGGCATCCTTCATGTCActaagagaggggtgggggaagtGTTGTGCAAGAGACtgagagatgagaagaggaggcAAGGGGGGCAGCACTATCATTTTACTG ATGCAGAGGAACAAGCCATAGGGAGAGAAGCCAAGGAGCTTGGGAAGATCATGGACCTGAACATAGTGAGGTTAAAGTTCACGGCCTACCTCCAGGACAGTAACGGCGGGTTCTCTAGGGCCCTGAAGCCGGTGGTCTCCAACCCTATCTATGACAGCA AGTCACCCAATGCCTCGAACCTGAAGATCTCCCGTATGGATAAGACCAGTGGGTCTGTGCTGGGAGGAGATGAGATCTTCCTACTGTGTGACAAAGTACAGAAAG ATGACATTGAGATCCGCTTTTATGAAGAGGATGATGGAAGCTGGGAGGCCTTTGGTGATTTCTCTCCAACTGATGTCCACAAGCAG TACGCCATTGTGTTTAAGACGCCACCGTACCACAGCGCCGAGATCGAGCGTCAAGTCACTGTATTCCTCCAGTTGAAAAGGAAGAAAGGCGGCGACTGCAGCGACCCCAAGCAGTTTACCTACGTTCCCCGAGTTCAAG ATAAAGAGGAGGTGCAGCGTAAAAAGCAGAAGCCCTTCCCCTATAATGACCAATGGGGAGGACCTCTGGGAGGGGCTGGGGGTGCAGGGAGAGGGGCCGGAGGATTCGGAGGCGGAGCAGGTGGCGGTGGCGGTGAGGAACCTAGAT GCTTCCAGTTTAACCAGCAGATGAATGGAACGGGGTGGATGGGGGGTGGATTCTCTGGTTTTGGGGGCGGTGGAGCCCAGATGTCAGGCACCACTGCCCAGGCTGAGGGGACCCAGCAGCAACAGGCAGGAGGGATGGCCGGACAGACGCCAGGACAGACATCCTCACCACTACAACAGCAGCTCTTCCAGATTG CTGCCACTCTCCAGAGCAGGGCCACTCGGATGAGCAAGCAGACAGCTGGGGCTCTACTACAGTACTGCACCACTGGGGACGTCCGGGTCCTTCTGGCAATGCAGAGACACCTATGTGGGGTCCAGGATAAAAACGGAGACAC GCCTTTGCACCTGGCCATCATTCACCAGCAGTCAGCTGTGACCCAGCAGCTGGTTCATACACTCCTCACCATCCAGCAACACAAAGTCCTTAACAAGCTCAACCACCTCGGCCAG actCCTCTCCATCTGGCGGTGATCACCAGGCAGGTTAAGGTGGTGGATGTTCTCCTCCGGGCCGGAGCAGACCCCACCCTGCTGGACCGGGACGGACGGACCGCCCTGCACCTGGCAGCGCTGGCCGGGGATGACGTCACACTCCGGGTCCTGCTGGGCCACCTAGGAGAACGCTACCTCCACCTGGTCAACATGGCCGACTATCATG gtctccatcctctccacctgGCTGTTTGTAAGGGAGGAGAGCGCTGTCTGCGTCTGCTGGTGGAGGGCGGGGCTAAGATCAACGCCCCGGAGCAGAAGAGTGGATGCTCCGCCCTCCACCTGGCTGTTAGAGAGAACTACTTCAAAGTGGCCTGCACTCTCATCACAGAG CTGAAAGCAGATGTAAACATGTGTACGTTTGGAGGGAACACTCCTCTCCATCTGGCTGCCAGTCGCAGCTCCCCCCCCCTCTGCTCCATGCTCATTGCTGCAG GAGCCGACAAGAATCTGGAGAACGACGAGCCGCTCTTCTTCAGCTCCTCCTCGTCAGATGAGGAGCAGGAGGATGGACCAGTAAGAGATTTCAGAGAATCGGCGATCCAACAGCTACCGAACACAACACCACTTTCAGAGGGAGAACAAGTCAACCCTCGTAAGAGGTCAGCAACAGGACATACACCCTTTGACCTGGCTAAATGTCATAAG GTGAGAAACCTTCTAGACACCAGACAGAGTCCCAAGCCCAGTCAACAATCAAGTAAAAAGCCTAAACCGAGCAGCATGGAAG AAAGAGGGCAGCTAGACAGTGAGACGCTAAGCAAGCTGTGTGAGCTCCTCAGTCTGAACGATGTGCCCTGGAGACAGCTGGCAGAGAAACTCAACATGCTCTCACTGGCACACCTATATCAGGAGAGTCCCTTGCCCTGTCACAACTTGCTGGAGAATTACCAG ttgggtGGCGGTCCAGTGGAAGGCCTGGTGGAAGCTCTACAGTCTCTGGGTCTGACTGAAGGAGTGAGACTACTGAGACAGGCTGAGCTGAGAGAGGACAAACAAAACACAG atcagacagtggacagtggctTTGCTAGTCAGCCAatggaggaggagctggaggagccaGCCTTGGCCAACCAGTGA
- the LOC110502378 gene encoding nuclear factor NF-kappa-B p100 subunit isoform X5 has product MSGALRMDEAQYSMKMIENELMMNLSYEFMPPVDVKIEPYVPETAHGPYIQIIEEPKQRGFRFRYECEGPSHGGLPGASSERNRRTYPTVKVSNYVGIARVEVQLVTHSDPPQVHAHSLVGRQCCTESGICSMDVGPNDLTAQFSNLGILHVTKRGVGEVLCKRLRDEKRRQGGQHYHFTDAEEQAIGREAKELGKIMDLNIVRLKFTAYLQDSNGGFSRALKPVVSNPIYDSKSPNASNLKISRMDKTSGSVLGGDEIFLLCDKVQKDDIEIRFYEEDDGSWEAFGDFSPTDVHKQYAIVFKTPPYHSAEIERQVTVFLQLKRKKGGDCSDPKQFTYVPRVQDKEEVQRKKQKPFPYNDQWGGPLGGAGGAGRGAGGFGGGAGGGGGEEPRCFQFNQQMNGTGWMGGGFSGFGGGGAQMSGTTAQAEGTQQQQAGGMAGQTPGQTSSPLQQQLFQIAATLQSRATRMSKQTAGALLQYCTTGDVRVLLAMQRHLCGVQDKNGDTPLHLAIIHQQSAVTQQLVHTLLTIQQHKVLNKLNHLGQTPLHLAVITRQVKVVDVLLRAGADPTLLDRDGRTALHLAALAGDDVTLRVLLGHLGERYLHLVNMADYHGLHPLHLAVCKGGERCLRLLVEGGAKINAPEQKSGCSALHLAVRENYFKVACTLITELKADVNMCTFGGNTPLHLAASRSSPPLCSMLIAAGADKNLENDEPLFFSSSSSDEEQEDGPVRDFRESAIQQLPNTTPLSEGEQVNPRKRSATGHTPFDLAKCHKVRNLLDTRQSPKPSQQSSKKPKPSSMEAERGQLDSETLSKLCELLSLNDVPWRQLAEKLNMLSLAHLYQESPLPCHNLLENYQLGGGPVEGLVEALQSLGLTEGVRLLRQAELREDKQNTDQTVDSGFASQPMEEELEEPALANQ; this is encoded by the exons ATGTCTGGAGCACTGAG AATGGATGAAGCTCAGTACAGCATGAAAATGATTGAAAATGAG CTGATGATGAATTTGTCCTATGAGTTCATGCCCCCTGTGGATGTCAAGATCGAGCCCTATGTACCGGAGACCG CTCATGGACCCTACATTCAGATCATTGAGGAGCCCAAACAG AGAGGCTTCAGATTCCGCTATGAGTGTGAGGGTCCGTCCCACGGTGGGCTCCCAGGGGCCTCAAGCGAGAGGAACAGGAGGACCTATCCAACTGTCAAG GTGTCTAACTATGTGGGGATTGCCAGGGTGGAGGTGCAGCTAGTGacccactcagaccccccccagGTCCACGCTCACAGTCTGGTGGGGAGGCAGTGCTGCACGGAGAGTGGCATATGCAGTATGGATGTGGGCCCAAACGACCTCACAGCACA gttcaGTAACCTGGGCATCCTTCATGTCActaagagaggggtgggggaagtGTTGTGCAAGAGACtgagagatgagaagaggaggcAAGGGGGGCAGCACTATCATTTTACTG ATGCAGAGGAACAAGCCATAGGGAGAGAAGCCAAGGAGCTTGGGAAGATCATGGACCTGAACATAGTGAGGTTAAAGTTCACGGCCTACCTCCAGGACAGTAACGGCGGGTTCTCTAGGGCCCTGAAGCCGGTGGTCTCCAACCCTATCTATGACAGCA AGTCACCCAATGCCTCGAACCTGAAGATCTCCCGTATGGATAAGACCAGTGGGTCTGTGCTGGGAGGAGATGAGATCTTCCTACTGTGTGACAAAGTACAGAAAG ATGACATTGAGATCCGCTTTTATGAAGAGGATGATGGAAGCTGGGAGGCCTTTGGTGATTTCTCTCCAACTGATGTCCACAAGCAG TACGCCATTGTGTTTAAGACGCCACCGTACCACAGCGCCGAGATCGAGCGTCAAGTCACTGTATTCCTCCAGTTGAAAAGGAAGAAAGGCGGCGACTGCAGCGACCCCAAGCAGTTTACCTACGTTCCCCGAGTTCAAG ATAAAGAGGAGGTGCAGCGTAAAAAGCAGAAGCCCTTCCCCTATAATGACCAATGGGGAGGACCTCTGGGAGGGGCTGGGGGTGCAGGGAGAGGGGCCGGAGGATTCGGAGGCGGAGCAGGTGGCGGTGGCGGTGAGGAACCTAGAT GCTTCCAGTTTAACCAGCAGATGAATGGAACGGGGTGGATGGGGGGTGGATTCTCTGGTTTTGGGGGCGGTGGAGCCCAGATGTCAGGCACCACTGCCCAGGCTGAGGGGACCCAGCAGCAACAGGCAGGAGGGATGGCCGGACAGACGCCAGGACAGACATCCTCACCACTACAACAGCAGCTCTTCCAGATTG CTGCCACTCTCCAGAGCAGGGCCACTCGGATGAGCAAGCAGACAGCTGGGGCTCTACTACAGTACTGCACCACTGGGGACGTCCGGGTCCTTCTGGCAATGCAGAGACACCTATGTGGGGTCCAGGATAAAAACGGAGACAC GCCTTTGCACCTGGCCATCATTCACCAGCAGTCAGCTGTGACCCAGCAGCTGGTTCATACACTCCTCACCATCCAGCAACACAAAGTCCTTAACAAGCTCAACCACCTCGGCCAG actCCTCTCCATCTGGCGGTGATCACCAGGCAGGTTAAGGTGGTGGATGTTCTCCTCCGGGCCGGAGCAGACCCCACCCTGCTGGACCGGGACGGACGGACCGCCCTGCACCTGGCAGCGCTGGCCGGGGATGACGTCACACTCCGGGTCCTGCTGGGCCACCTAGGAGAACGCTACCTCCACCTGGTCAACATGGCCGACTATCATG gtctccatcctctccacctgGCTGTTTGTAAGGGAGGAGAGCGCTGTCTGCGTCTGCTGGTGGAGGGCGGGGCTAAGATCAACGCCCCGGAGCAGAAGAGTGGATGCTCCGCCCTCCACCTGGCTGTTAGAGAGAACTACTTCAAAGTGGCCTGCACTCTCATCACAGAG CTGAAAGCAGATGTAAACATGTGTACGTTTGGAGGGAACACTCCTCTCCATCTGGCTGCCAGTCGCAGCTCCCCCCCCCTCTGCTCCATGCTCATTGCTGCAG GAGCCGACAAGAATCTGGAGAACGACGAGCCGCTCTTCTTCAGCTCCTCCTCGTCAGATGAGGAGCAGGAGGATGGACCAGTAAGAGATTTCAGAGAATCGGCGATCCAACAGCTACCGAACACAACACCACTTTCAGAGGGAGAACAAGTCAACCCTCGTAAGAGGTCAGCAACAGGACATACACCCTTTGACCTGGCTAAATGTCATAAG GTGAGAAACCTTCTAGACACCAGACAGAGTCCCAAGCCCAGTCAACAATCAAGTAAAAAGCCTAAACCGAGCAGCATGGAAG CAGAAAGAGGGCAGCTAGACAGTGAGACGCTAAGCAAGCTGTGTGAGCTCCTCAGTCTGAACGATGTGCCCTGGAGACAGCTGGCAGAGAAACTCAACATGCTCTCACTGGCACACCTATATCAGGAGAGTCCCTTGCCCTGTCACAACTTGCTGGAGAATTACCAG ttgggtGGCGGTCCAGTGGAAGGCCTGGTGGAAGCTCTACAGTCTCTGGGTCTGACTGAAGGAGTGAGACTACTGAGACAGGCTGAGCTGAGAGAGGACAAACAAAACACAG atcagacagtggacagtggctTTGCTAGTCAGCCAatggaggaggagctggaggagccaGCCTTGGCCAACCAGTGA
- the LOC110502378 gene encoding nuclear factor NF-kappa-B p100 subunit isoform X6 encodes MSGALRMDEAQYSMKMIENELMMNLSYEFMPPVDVKIEPYVPETAHGPYIQIIEEPKQRGFRFRYECEGPSHGGLPGASSERNRRTYPTVKVSNYVGIARVEVQLVTHSDPPQVHAHSLVGRQCCTESGICSMDVGPNDLTAQFSNLGILHVTKRGVGEVLCKRLRDEKRRQGGQHYHFTDAEEQAIGREAKELGKIMDLNIVRLKFTAYLQDSNGGFSRALKPVVSNPIYDSKSPNASNLKISRMDKTSGSVLGGDEIFLLCDKVQKDDIEIRFYEEDDGSWEAFGDFSPTDVHKQYAIVFKTPPYHSAEIERQVTVFLQLKRKKGGDCSDPKQFTYVPRVQDKEEVQRKKQKPFPYNDQWGGPLGGAGGAGRGAGGFGGGAGGGGGFQFNQQMNGTGWMGGGFSGFGGGGAQMSGTTAQAEGTQQQQAGGMAGQTPGQTSSPLQQQLFQIAATLQSRATRMSKQTAGALLQYCTTGDVRVLLAMQRHLCGVQDKNGDTPLHLAIIHQQSAVTQQLVHTLLTIQQHKVLNKLNHLGQTPLHLAVITRQVKVVDVLLRAGADPTLLDRDGRTALHLAALAGDDVTLRVLLGHLGERYLHLVNMADYHGLHPLHLAVCKGGERCLRLLVEGGAKINAPEQKSGCSALHLAVRENYFKVACTLITELKADVNMCTFGGNTPLHLAASRSSPPLCSMLIAAGADKNLENDEPLFFSSSSSDEEQEDGPVRDFRESAIQQLPNTTPLSEGEQVNPRKRSATGHTPFDLAKCHKVRNLLDTRQSPKPSQQSSKKPKPSSMEAERGQLDSETLSKLCELLSLNDVPWRQLAEKLNMLSLAHLYQESPLPCHNLLENYQLGGGPVEGLVEALQSLGLTEGVRLLRQAELREDKQNTDQTVDSGFASQPMEEELEEPALANQ; translated from the exons ATGTCTGGAGCACTGAG AATGGATGAAGCTCAGTACAGCATGAAAATGATTGAAAATGAG CTGATGATGAATTTGTCCTATGAGTTCATGCCCCCTGTGGATGTCAAGATCGAGCCCTATGTACCGGAGACCG CTCATGGACCCTACATTCAGATCATTGAGGAGCCCAAACAG AGAGGCTTCAGATTCCGCTATGAGTGTGAGGGTCCGTCCCACGGTGGGCTCCCAGGGGCCTCAAGCGAGAGGAACAGGAGGACCTATCCAACTGTCAAG GTGTCTAACTATGTGGGGATTGCCAGGGTGGAGGTGCAGCTAGTGacccactcagaccccccccagGTCCACGCTCACAGTCTGGTGGGGAGGCAGTGCTGCACGGAGAGTGGCATATGCAGTATGGATGTGGGCCCAAACGACCTCACAGCACA gttcaGTAACCTGGGCATCCTTCATGTCActaagagaggggtgggggaagtGTTGTGCAAGAGACtgagagatgagaagaggaggcAAGGGGGGCAGCACTATCATTTTACTG ATGCAGAGGAACAAGCCATAGGGAGAGAAGCCAAGGAGCTTGGGAAGATCATGGACCTGAACATAGTGAGGTTAAAGTTCACGGCCTACCTCCAGGACAGTAACGGCGGGTTCTCTAGGGCCCTGAAGCCGGTGGTCTCCAACCCTATCTATGACAGCA AGTCACCCAATGCCTCGAACCTGAAGATCTCCCGTATGGATAAGACCAGTGGGTCTGTGCTGGGAGGAGATGAGATCTTCCTACTGTGTGACAAAGTACAGAAAG ATGACATTGAGATCCGCTTTTATGAAGAGGATGATGGAAGCTGGGAGGCCTTTGGTGATTTCTCTCCAACTGATGTCCACAAGCAG TACGCCATTGTGTTTAAGACGCCACCGTACCACAGCGCCGAGATCGAGCGTCAAGTCACTGTATTCCTCCAGTTGAAAAGGAAGAAAGGCGGCGACTGCAGCGACCCCAAGCAGTTTACCTACGTTCCCCGAGTTCAAG ATAAAGAGGAGGTGCAGCGTAAAAAGCAGAAGCCCTTCCCCTATAATGACCAATGGGGAGGACCTCTGGGAGGGGCTGGGGGTGCAGGGAGAGGGGCCGGAGGATTCGGAGGCGGAGCAGGTGGCGGTGGCG GCTTCCAGTTTAACCAGCAGATGAATGGAACGGGGTGGATGGGGGGTGGATTCTCTGGTTTTGGGGGCGGTGGAGCCCAGATGTCAGGCACCACTGCCCAGGCTGAGGGGACCCAGCAGCAACAGGCAGGAGGGATGGCCGGACAGACGCCAGGACAGACATCCTCACCACTACAACAGCAGCTCTTCCAGATTG CTGCCACTCTCCAGAGCAGGGCCACTCGGATGAGCAAGCAGACAGCTGGGGCTCTACTACAGTACTGCACCACTGGGGACGTCCGGGTCCTTCTGGCAATGCAGAGACACCTATGTGGGGTCCAGGATAAAAACGGAGACAC GCCTTTGCACCTGGCCATCATTCACCAGCAGTCAGCTGTGACCCAGCAGCTGGTTCATACACTCCTCACCATCCAGCAACACAAAGTCCTTAACAAGCTCAACCACCTCGGCCAG actCCTCTCCATCTGGCGGTGATCACCAGGCAGGTTAAGGTGGTGGATGTTCTCCTCCGGGCCGGAGCAGACCCCACCCTGCTGGACCGGGACGGACGGACCGCCCTGCACCTGGCAGCGCTGGCCGGGGATGACGTCACACTCCGGGTCCTGCTGGGCCACCTAGGAGAACGCTACCTCCACCTGGTCAACATGGCCGACTATCATG gtctccatcctctccacctgGCTGTTTGTAAGGGAGGAGAGCGCTGTCTGCGTCTGCTGGTGGAGGGCGGGGCTAAGATCAACGCCCCGGAGCAGAAGAGTGGATGCTCCGCCCTCCACCTGGCTGTTAGAGAGAACTACTTCAAAGTGGCCTGCACTCTCATCACAGAG CTGAAAGCAGATGTAAACATGTGTACGTTTGGAGGGAACACTCCTCTCCATCTGGCTGCCAGTCGCAGCTCCCCCCCCCTCTGCTCCATGCTCATTGCTGCAG GAGCCGACAAGAATCTGGAGAACGACGAGCCGCTCTTCTTCAGCTCCTCCTCGTCAGATGAGGAGCAGGAGGATGGACCAGTAAGAGATTTCAGAGAATCGGCGATCCAACAGCTACCGAACACAACACCACTTTCAGAGGGAGAACAAGTCAACCCTCGTAAGAGGTCAGCAACAGGACATACACCCTTTGACCTGGCTAAATGTCATAAG GTGAGAAACCTTCTAGACACCAGACAGAGTCCCAAGCCCAGTCAACAATCAAGTAAAAAGCCTAAACCGAGCAGCATGGAAG CAGAAAGAGGGCAGCTAGACAGTGAGACGCTAAGCAAGCTGTGTGAGCTCCTCAGTCTGAACGATGTGCCCTGGAGACAGCTGGCAGAGAAACTCAACATGCTCTCACTGGCACACCTATATCAGGAGAGTCCCTTGCCCTGTCACAACTTGCTGGAGAATTACCAG ttgggtGGCGGTCCAGTGGAAGGCCTGGTGGAAGCTCTACAGTCTCTGGGTCTGACTGAAGGAGTGAGACTACTGAGACAGGCTGAGCTGAGAGAGGACAAACAAAACACAG atcagacagtggacagtggctTTGCTAGTCAGCCAatggaggaggagctggaggagccaGCCTTGGCCAACCAGTGA